In one Desulfuribacillus stibiiarsenatis genomic region, the following are encoded:
- the purK gene encoding 5-(carboxyamino)imidazole ribonucleotide synthase, protein MSKQDKVVLPGSTIGILGGGQLGRMITLAGKAMGYRFVTLDPVNDCPCAQVADEYIQSEYLDEQGATILSQKSSIITYEFENVNASIVEYIEEISDVPQGSKLLKITQNRITEKTTIASMGIPTAPFQVVDSEVALTKSIETLGLPVVMKTATGGYDGKGQWVIRSNQDLIEAAKAFQHPFYQGIEFIIEQFVPFEKELSVIVARNRKGEVETFPVAENIHCNNILHMSIVPARVQAASLKAAQAIAIKIANHLELVGLLAVEMFYNQDGSIYINELAPRPHNSGHYTMDACITTQFEQHIRAICNLPLGRTDLLSPVVMMNLLGQHMEDFYTLIPSLPKEIKFHLYGKKEAIVNRKMGHINILSETINQALDIADQLSVFREKQTC, encoded by the coding sequence ATGAGTAAGCAAGATAAAGTAGTATTGCCTGGTTCAACCATAGGGATATTAGGTGGGGGACAGCTAGGGCGAATGATTACGCTCGCAGGTAAAGCAATGGGGTATAGATTTGTTACCTTAGATCCAGTTAACGATTGCCCGTGCGCTCAGGTAGCAGATGAATACATTCAGTCGGAATATTTAGATGAACAGGGAGCGACCATATTATCACAAAAGAGTAGTATTATTACTTACGAATTTGAAAATGTCAACGCAAGTATTGTCGAATATATAGAAGAAATATCAGATGTCCCTCAAGGCAGTAAGCTTTTAAAAATTACACAGAATCGCATAACTGAGAAAACAACGATTGCTTCGATGGGGATTCCTACCGCACCTTTTCAAGTAGTAGATAGTGAAGTAGCCCTAACTAAGTCTATAGAAACCCTCGGCTTGCCTGTTGTCATGAAGACGGCCACAGGAGGCTATGACGGCAAAGGACAATGGGTAATCCGATCGAATCAAGATTTAATAGAAGCAGCGAAAGCATTTCAACATCCATTCTATCAAGGGATTGAATTTATAATTGAGCAGTTCGTACCCTTCGAGAAAGAGTTATCAGTGATTGTCGCTCGAAATCGCAAGGGAGAAGTAGAGACATTTCCAGTAGCCGAGAATATTCATTGCAATAACATTCTGCATATGTCGATTGTGCCTGCTAGAGTTCAAGCTGCTAGTTTAAAAGCAGCCCAAGCAATCGCTATAAAAATTGCGAATCATTTGGAACTCGTTGGACTATTAGCAGTTGAAATGTTTTATAATCAAGATGGAAGTATCTACATTAACGAATTAGCTCCTAGACCACATAATTCTGGTCACTATACGATGGATGCCTGTATAACTACTCAGTTTGAGCAGCATATCCGGGCGATTTGCAACTTGCCACTAGGTAGAACTGATTTACTTTCTCCAGTAGTGATGATGAATTTACTTGGGCAACATATGGAAGATTTCTATACATTGATACCGTCATTACCTAAGGAAATTAAATTCCATCTGTATGGCAAAAAAGAAGCAATCGTGAATCGGAAAATGGGTCATATCAACATACTATCAGAAACGATCAATCAAGCCCTCGACATAGCTGACCAGCTTTCGGTATTTCGCGAAAAGCAAACCTGCTAA
- the purE gene encoding 5-(carboxyamino)imidazole ribonucleotide mutase, whose translation MDTQPLVGVIMGSTSDWDTMQAACEMLEELGVTYEKKVVSAHRTPDYMFEYAATAKERGIEVIIAGAGGAAHLPGMVASKTELPVIGVPVKSSNLNGLDSLLSIVQMPGGIPVATVAIGKAGATNAGILATQILGIKYPVYQQNVAKMRQEKRDKVLTDEL comes from the coding sequence ATGGATACTCAACCATTAGTTGGTGTCATTATGGGAAGTACATCGGATTGGGATACAATGCAAGCTGCATGTGAAATGTTGGAGGAGCTTGGTGTAACGTATGAGAAAAAAGTAGTCTCAGCACATCGTACTCCAGATTATATGTTTGAATATGCTGCTACAGCAAAAGAACGCGGAATTGAAGTGATTATAGCTGGAGCGGGTGGAGCAGCGCATTTACCTGGGATGGTCGCATCAAAGACTGAACTACCTGTCATCGGTGTTCCAGTGAAATCTAGTAACTTAAATGGGTTAGACTCGCTATTATCCATTGTACAAATGCCTGGAGGTATTCCTGTAGCAACAGTAGCTATAGGTAAAGCAGGAGCTACAAATGCAGGAATTTTGGCAACGCAAATTCTTGGAATTAAATATCCAGTGTACCAACAAAACGTTGCAAAGATGCGACAAGAAAAAAGAGATAAAGTTTTAACAGACGAATTATAG
- a CDS encoding NCS2 family permease, translating to MASQESAVGKYFGFKEHNTNFRTEFVAGLTTFLTMAYIIFVNPAILSDAGMDFGAVFVATVLAATIGSLIMGLYANYPIALAPGMGLNAYFAYTVVLGMNYPWQVALGAVFVSGIIFLLLTVTKLRETIINVFPSGLKSAVAAGIGLFIAFIGLKNASIVVANPATYVGLNPEIFTGTPLLTLVGIVIIALLMIRKVPGGIFIGMLITAVIGLVTGDVIRPEGFVQAPPSMAPTFMQMDVMGALELGALTIVFAFLFVDFFDTAGTLTGVAKQGNMLVDNKLPRAGRALTADSVATIAGAAFGTSTTTSYIESSAGVAAGGRTGMTAVVTGLLFLVSLPFFPIIKALALSPAVTSPVLIIVGVLMASSLKDIEWGEFSEAVPAFMTALLMPLSFSIATGIAFGFIFYPIIKLFAGKGKEVHPIVYIIGVLFVLRFLFLGGE from the coding sequence ATGGCTAGTCAAGAAAGTGCAGTTGGTAAGTATTTTGGTTTTAAAGAACACAACACGAATTTCAGAACAGAGTTTGTGGCAGGTCTAACAACATTTTTAACAATGGCCTACATAATCTTTGTAAACCCAGCAATTCTATCGGATGCGGGTATGGATTTTGGGGCAGTATTCGTAGCAACAGTATTAGCAGCTACAATCGGTAGTTTAATCATGGGGCTCTATGCTAACTATCCAATTGCTTTAGCACCAGGTATGGGATTAAATGCTTATTTTGCGTATACCGTTGTATTAGGCATGAACTATCCTTGGCAAGTAGCATTAGGTGCAGTATTTGTTTCTGGTATTATATTCCTACTTCTTACAGTTACGAAGCTTCGCGAAACAATTATTAACGTGTTCCCTTCAGGTTTAAAAAGTGCAGTGGCAGCCGGTATAGGTCTATTCATTGCATTCATTGGCTTGAAAAATGCAAGTATCGTTGTTGCAAACCCTGCAACATATGTTGGATTAAATCCAGAAATCTTCACTGGTACACCGTTATTGACTTTAGTAGGTATTGTAATTATCGCATTATTAATGATTCGTAAAGTTCCTGGTGGTATCTTTATCGGGATGTTGATTACAGCAGTAATTGGACTTGTTACTGGTGATGTAATTCGTCCAGAAGGTTTCGTACAAGCTCCTCCTAGTATGGCACCTACATTCATGCAAATGGATGTTATGGGTGCGTTAGAGTTAGGTGCATTAACAATCGTATTTGCATTCTTATTTGTAGATTTCTTTGACACTGCTGGTACTTTAACTGGTGTTGCGAAACAAGGAAATATGTTAGTTGACAACAAACTTCCTAGAGCGGGTAGAGCGTTAACAGCTGACTCTGTTGCTACAATCGCAGGTGCTGCGTTTGGTACATCTACGACTACTTCATATATCGAGTCATCTGCTGGGGTTGCTGCAGGTGGACGTACAGGTATGACAGCTGTAGTTACTGGTTTACTATTCTTAGTATCATTACCGTTTTTCCCAATTATTAAGGCACTAGCATTATCACCTGCTGTTACTTCTCCTGTACTTATTATTGTAGGTGTTCTTATGGCGTCAAGCCTTAAAGATATCGAGTGGGGAGAGTTCTCAGAAGCAGTGCCAGCGTTTATGACAGCGTTGTTAATGCCTTTAAGCTTCAGTATCGCAACGGGTATTGCTTTTGGTTTTATTTTCTACCCAATTATTAAATTATTCGCTGGAAAAGGTAAAGAAGTTCACCCAATCGTGTATATCATCGGCGTGTTGTTCGTACTTCGTTTCTTATTCCTTGGTGGAGAATAA